The Harmonia axyridis chromosome 3, icHarAxyr1.1, whole genome shotgun sequence nucleotide sequence ATAAAGGTGAAATGTgctcaaaaattaataattaccTGTATTGCGAAACATATAGGGAGTCGACTATCGACCACACTGCCGACCATTGTTATTCCGAGAAACCCTTGGAAATTGAATAAGCGCCTTATTTGTCGTGTCAACAGGCCGGCCGTTACGCCTCAAAGAAAAACCGATTAATTTTTGATGATAAAGTTTCGTTTGGCCCGCTATCACAGAGAAATACGTAATATGGGGTTACGTGTTTGCCCAGAGCTGAGGCTTTCCGCTTCGTCTCtctgcttttttttttaatcttaatGATGTTTTGGATCATTTCTGGTCGTAGAGGGATGAAACTTCATTTATCGATCCGAgtgaattcaattttaatttcaatttatcaGTTTTATATTTTAGGAAAACCATTTCAATCATAAAGCAGATAtgtatatatactaactgaccacacccataatgtgtttgtccaccgcgattatatatacactccccaacatttgtcggcattgatgcaataagatggtctttttcttcttgagggatggTATTCCAAGCTACCAGTACTTCATGtttcagagccgccaaagtccgtgggggctggagtaaatttccaagacttctacccatgatgtctcaAACATGCTTTATGGGTGAAAGATAGGggaatctgggcggccatggcaaaagattcacatgaaatattggattttcgagccggtttaggtgagggagaacatatggctccactttttcttgaaggtaacgcagcgttggcaagttacctcgaataaagactgaaggtgacctacttgcatgtgccatagcaccccataccataacgcctactgttcggtgtacatgacgctcaacatcaaaatgaggttcacgtctttctccccgacgtcgtttaacccttcttcggccatcatatgcacccaaggaaaatcgagattcatcagaaaagacgacctgatgccatttcacattccaatgttgacgttctctgcatcTCTGTAATCGTTgacggcgatgctcaaccgtcagagggtAACttaagatggggtcgataatgctgcagaccaaaagaccttatccggcggtaaaccgttcggacagttacaggatggccttgttcccctaaccactcatcagccaaagactgatttgtcgcaaatcggtctctaatggtcttagacgtcgatctcgaacttcatttgtgccccttcgacgtccggagcttaatctcaaaaaaaaaattaaattaaaacagCTTTAGGTAGGTGTttcacataataaaaacaatttttagaGGTATTCCTCTGGCCTTTCCCTCAATCTTATCACGAGCACATTGGCATGGGACATCCCATTTGCAAAGGGATATCAACGATGAGCTAGACTTAGAATTCAACCCACTGTTGATCCCTAGCACCAACCAAGAAGGACGGTCAAAACGTTTCTGTAGCCAGCAAACCCAAAGTTGTCGAGAAACATAATTCCTCCGATCATTCTGGACGACTCCCAAGCTTGGACCAGGCTTTCCAGTTTCCTTCAAGATCAGAATATCTGTGCTGCATCCGAAACCAAGGCGAATCAAAGAATTCACATTCAGTTGAAATCTATGGATCACTACTTGAAAATAACTAGACAGTTTGCAGCCACTAATGATGTCTTCTTTTATAGCTTCCTTCAAGAACAAGAGTTAACACTGTGAGTAGTCTTCTGAGGTCTACCAACAAACCTCTAGGAATATAAAATCCGCGAGGAACTTGAAGATATGGCAATCGTGGTCATCCAAATGTTCTGAATGCTTAAGAAGAAAAAAGAGATGCACCTGGTGCTGGCCATCCTACCAAACAACATGGAGGAGAAGAATATCACAGCAGCAAAACCATAGATGTCAAGGATTTCTCCATACAAAGGAAAACTGCAGCGTTTGACTCTGATCTGGAACATGACAAAACTTCTGAAATCAGAATATAAACTTTTCCCATCAATTCATGGATCAACCGGCAGAATAGTCTACACAAATGAAGTGCAGAAACATTCGCTGACAGACTGAAACTCTAATGATGGCCTGCTCAGCCAATGTCTCCTTTCTAAATGCATCGAAAGGTGATAAGGAATCCCAATTCCCGCAATTTTAACCCCTATCACTTCGGGATAAAGGAGTATATGATTCGTATATTTCTTATACGAGCAGGTTAGGTTCAGTGATTAAGCATCTCATATTGTTGGTCCCCAATAAGGTTGTACTTCCATGAGATTTCCCATGCTTTGGCagataaaaagaagaaacgAGAGTGGCTCAGAAGTGATGACTCTTCATAAGGCGTTCTTCCTATCTGCAATCAGGAAGACTTCACAGACTGGTAATTGtgcaatgaaacaaaaaaatcactTGAATCCCACCGATAACACCTTCTGAAGAACTGAAATATGAAGTTGAAAaactagaaaataaaataacagaaGTCCTCGAGAAAATTACCAGCAGAATTGAAATGCCAGATTTGAAGCATCTACATGGTGAAACCCCAGAAGCAATTGAAAAGCTTATcaataaaaacagaaaactcaGGAAAAAATAGAGAACTTATAATGAGGAAGAtgacaaaaatgaaataaacaccgctaaattccaaaaaaatgcaCTGAGAGAACTGAAGACAtacatagatagatagatagatagatagataactttatttcaaatattccctgagaatacataaagaagaaatgaaatagtgtcaataATACATAACTTAACTCTACTCAAATAAACTCAACCTATAactaaatattttacaatttccgTTCGAAATAATCATTTAAACCATATACCTCAAGATCTATCAAGAACTTCttagtttttgatttgaattgtctataattctgtatatatttaatattttggggcaaattattgaaaattcgtaTGCACATATAAGAAGGGCACTTTTCGGATATAGTCAACCTGTGCATGGGAACATTGATATTGACTGTTCTTGTATTGTAGGTGAAATTTGTATTATTCTGAAGGAATTCAGCTTTATTTCTATGAAGATACAACAAACATTCATGCAAGTAAAGACCATATACAGTTAATATTCCCAAGGACCTAAATTTTCCCCTACACGATTCCCTGTATCTCAAGTTCAAAAGTATTCTTACTACTctcttttgaataataaataccgACTGTACTGAGGCACTAAttccccaaaaaattattccatatctAATCAAGGATTCAAAGTtagcaaaatatagaatttttttaattttttcatccacATATTTGTTTAATATTCTTTGAGCATAACAGAATATATTAAGTTTTTTCACCAAATTGTTTATATGTGGAGTCCATTTTAAAAACTCATCTATGACAATTCCGAGGAATTTGGTGCTTTCTGTTGTGTTTACGGTGAAGTTGTTAAAATTTATTGTGTACggtttaggttttatattacTTGCACGAAATATTACAATATTGGTTTTAGTggtattcattacaaaattatttttcaaaaaccactgttctgcccagtcgtaaattatggcacatTTCTGCTCTAACAGATTGGAGTTCATACCTGCTACTAGTAGATTGGTATCATCTGCATAGTTGGTTATGTCAGAATCTTCAATCTCATCTGCCGAAAAAAACAAGTCATTGATCATTATCAAAAATAGGAGTGATGCTAAAACACCTCCTTGTGGAACTCCAACCTCATTTTTCAACCAATCTGAAGACACAGTAGTATTGTTTTTACTAACTTTTACGCATTGCCATCTATCTGATAGAAAAGAGACAAACCAGTTCAGAGCATTTCTCACAATTCCATATTTCTCTAACTTATGTATTAAGAGTTCTCTATTAACGCAGTCGAAAGCTTTAGAAAGATCTATAAAAATTCCAGCAGCTATTTTGTCTTGTTCTAGGTATTTCAGAATATTGTTTATGAACTGTGCGACCGCAGTCTGAACCGATCTGCCTCTCAAATATCCATGTTGCGACGGACTCATAAGATTACaatttaataaatattcagTGATCCGCGATGACATAgctaattcgaaaatttttgagaaactaTTCAGCAAGCTTATTGGACGATAATTTTCTCGTTTTTCTGGATCGCCGGATTTGTAAAGTGGTTTTATAACAGCTAGTTTCAGTTGTTCGGgaaaaatgccaaatttcaaaGAGTTGTTAATAATATAACAGAGAATAGGTGCTATACTAGGTACACTCAACTTAACAATCACTACAGGAATCTCATCAATGCCACtactcaatttattttttaattttttagaaatatttactaTCTCATCTGGAGTGAATGGTCTTATGTAGAAGGAGGTATTACTTATTATTTCACAATCATATTTCAATTGGATATTTTCTTTTAACAATTGTGGGACCATATTTACTAGATATTGATTATATGAATTCGAAATATATTCAGTCTTTTCCCTGAATTTGCTTACAAACAGTCCACATggctttatttttattatctgatgttattattttttcattatatttttcttttctgattTGTATTAAGATATTATCATAATTTCGTTTTACCGATTTATACATATTCTTGAATTTCTGATCACTTTTACAAAGCATAAATAAAAGATCtaaattttgtttacattctaaAATTCTAGAATCATTATGAGATATTAAGTGTTGTGAACGAGGTCTCACTGTTTTTACAGGAAAATGTTCATTGAAGATTCTCAAATATGTACATATGAAATTATTCCATTGCATGTTAACAtctgaattattaatttcatatatATCTAACCAGTTGTGCGTATATAAGGATTGAGTAAATGCATTtttcgtttcatcattatataatcgaatttttttgaatttattgtaggtatcTCTTTCTgagttaaaatatattttttgtgcgCTATGATCAgatatatgattgaaaattatagaaCTATTTACAGTACCTACTATATTAGAAAAAATGTTATCGATACAGCTCCCTGAATTTCCATATATCCTTGTGTCGTCAGTAAAATgttgtttcaatgaaaatgattcGAGCAGCGACACTAGTTcggatttaaatttattttctttcctcaattctatattgaaatcacCTCCTAATATGATTATTTTATTCTCTGTATACACAGCACTGAGAAGTTTTTCTAGTAATTCAAGAAATTTGTCCTTTTCTCCGTTACACGGTCTATAAACGGATACAACGAGATGTGCCATTTTACTAATTGTACACTCTACCACTGCACACTCCATTTCACCTTTTACTGAAAAGTCACTAAGCTTTTTAATGTGTTTATGTTTAGTATTTTGTTTGACGTAAACGGCTGCACCTCCATGTTCACCATGATTTCTACACCAATAGCCTGCTAAAACAAAACCGTCAATTGGCAGAAGTTGTAATTGCTCATATGTCTTCCAATGTTCGGTAATTAGAAGAATTTTACAATCCTTCTGTTCTTGTAAGAAAACTTGCATTTGATTCACAGCATTTCCCAGCGATTGGACATTTTGATGGATAATacttattatttcttgtttcttgttgccttcaattttatttagagAAAATTTCCACCCTGATTTTTAGTGAGAAACTCTCGGTGTTTAGTAAAATCGAAACGTTTTATTCCAACTCCTTCAGGCCAAAATTCGGGGTCATATAGGTCATCCTTTCTGCTTAGAGGAGCTGTTACAACAAATCTCTTCAGCTTCTCTGGTTTTGAAGGAATTTCACTTACTTTTACATCTGATTGTTTGAAGCCCTTTTTCTTCGTTAGATATGTAGTTATAATATTTTGGTCTGCTGTTCTTTTAACTCTATTGAGATATATCCATACTTTTCTCGTTGCCccagaaaattcattattatcttcATTCTGTGCTGTTCCAATTCTTTTatgatatcttttttttttataagtcaCTGTTTTGTATTCCATGTCTGGTGGTAGGTTTTTCACTGATCTTGTATTTACGTTTTCTATTGATGTTTTGATACTGCCATTATCTTGTGTCATATTAGGTGTTATCATATGAACGTCTTTATAATTTTCACCGGTCATCTGTTCATTGAATGGTTTCCTTATTCCTTGCTTGACAGTATTTTCTACTTTCGGTTTTTCTTGAACGGTAGATGTCGTTGCCTTTGCGTAATTCATACTCCTTTGAGAAGTAGATTTCTTTTCCTTTTCattgttatgaattttttctatatattttccttcttccaataattttattttttccagtAACAATTTATTGCTGAGAGTTAAGACATTGTTCTTATCTTGAATTTCAGTAATTAGTTTTTTTAAATAGTCATTTTCTAGATTTACCAGTTGCTGAGAAGTTTCACTGTTGCCATTATAGATGTTTTCACAGCATTTCACGTTTCCTTCGCTGATAATTTCCAAGCCACTCATTTTTTTTGCACATCCTTTATGGATAACGCGTAAACAGTTCACACAAACGAAAACTGATTGTTCTCTACCACAACATTTCACTTTTAGCACTtctttttgataattttcatcACCGCTTTGTGACGATAAACCATCATTCGACGCCATCTTGAATACCTTAGATATAGAACTTAGAGAGATGAAGACCAAAAATCATAAACCATGGTCAATAGGCATTATACATAAAAGACATTACATCTTATTTTGTATTATCTCAAAGCCTTTAAACTTCGGGTAAGACAAAAGAACTTAAGCCGATCGAACATCAGCGACGTCACATCTTTGTTGATTGGGTTCTTGAAATGCATCGAAATGATCCAGATTTTCATCGGAATGATATTCAGTGAAGAGGCCCATTTTTGCATCGGAGGCTACATTAATGAGTGGAATTGTCACATTTGGACCTCGGAAAATataagaatgattgttgaaaagcctttcCATCCTCAACGTTTCACTATTTGGTACTGTTTTCGAGCTGATGGTGTGATTGGAGcctacttattcgaaaatgtggCTGGTGGAAATTTTCAGAGAATGTATTGCACTACTGAGCTATGATTAGTGGACATTTATTCTGCACAAGACGGTGCTCCTTGCTACCAAAAAAAGGAAACTgtcgcaattttgcaaggaaAGGAAATCTGCTTGCTTACTTGTTTCAACTGGGTCATTACCTAAATGTTCATTGATTTGatacagaatagttatttataatacaagtgcagaaggcattgatattctaccacgagttcaaaattcaaaaacgagccacgaagtggcgagttttggaatgaacgagtggtagaatgagccttctgtacgagtattatacattattttctctaattcattgcattttcattgaaattaatgaaatattcccataaatatattttagtgatttttgcattgaaaaatgttggttggcagaactgatttctttaaggcaaattgatgaattgacagataaagccgtggcggaaagttcggagtaccaccatagaataataaaatataaccatgaaaactgtccgtttctgatatattctcgcacgattttgttctacaagatgtggaagaatgaacggattaaccacagaattagagaaactataattttcatttcaatttttttgaagaaccGCAACGAAAACGTCAAAAAACTTGACCAACCACGTTCCTCATCATAACGATTGATGAACTGAACCCGAGGAACTAAAGAAAGAAATCATCCGACGCTATAACAACTACTCTGCGAAACAAAAGGATCCGTGGCATAGTTCCAAAGGAAATAAAGACAACTATAAGTAGGTGGCACCTGATATTGTTTCGAGCATTCTTACGTTCGCTCTAGATCTGTCAGAACGCCTGGAGAGCTCACATACGTAGAAAGAACAGAAAAGAAGACGGCTGAACGAGCCTGAAAAGCCCATGGCTTGCTAGAATACGAAGAGGGTCCTCGTCGCTCAGACAATTGAAGAGTGCCGGGGTCCTCTAGATTGATGAAGTGCGCCCTAATGAGCAACGCTCCAGGCCTACTGCCATCTCTTCAAtcgcaataaaaacaatattgttATTGCCATCGACTAGTCCGTGCCTTTCAGTGGCCCACTGAGAGTGCTGTCTCTCTCTCCGTGCCGTCTGTCAGGAAACTTGGCACTGTTTGACgtctgaaatattcatttttaatacCTTGCACGCTTTGCTTTGGCGATTTGCAATCAGTTTGAGTAGGTGCTCTTCCGCCCGGGCAAAGGGAATATTTCCAGTTACCGGCGTCGCGGCGCGAATCGGGAATGAATCGCGAGACAAAAGGACGAGAGCGTCAAAGAAAAAAGGATACATGCGTTGGATGGGCACGTTGAGACGAGTCTTCGATAATCATCCTTACTAATTAGGATGATTATGTCGAATGTCGTTTTATGATTTACAAGAAAATAGTTTTCAAGAGTACTCTCTATAATTTTAATGTGATTCAATTCatgatacagggtggttcaactTTTGTAGAACACCAACAATAATATAGGTTGAGTCTTTGACTTTTGCATATATTTTAAtagtagattcttgaggtctgATGGATcacttttttctttatcattttttccgattcgaccttattgaaaagatatagccattttaaattttctcaatGAGCTATGCCACCCCTGGAATTCTGCACATTAAAGTTTTTCCAACCATAAGATGTACCATTTTAACCTTGGAAATGAGTCACTGTATTAGCAaatatagtatattattcaacgagcggtaatgtgggtcataactcacgcagatgaagatGCATccagtgagttatgaccattttcgcaagttgaatactatactttatctacgactataacaataaatactagaatacaagaatagagaaagaactttgTTGACAAACCTCAAAAgttacctataaacgtcaaaattatcaaagtgacattcctcccctcaataacaataatggaatgttcgcTTTTGGCCAACCAAATAGAAACACAGAAatatagaagcacagagccatcttttccgatttattatagtgagttataacAGTGAGTTATTTCaactcacgttgtttgttaatagtcaccattaattgctcaaaagcagttgaataatgaataaatcattcaataggagtagataaattcACTTTTTTCAATCCATTTGCAAAACGAAATGGTTTtgataatacaataaatgagttttcATTGGATTTAAAAACTGAATAAGTATTCttcttttgatttcaatttcattctcGATGATAATAACGAATTCAGCTTACAATCATCCATATTAGCTTTGACATTGATCTCCGTTCATTTATTATTGTTGCTTATTTCATTTCctgcaagaattttttatttaactttccattttcatataaatgaataaatgatcaCGTGTTAACTTTTGAACTTCGTACGTTGCCAAGTTGAAAAATACAGAACACTATAATGACTAAAAATTTCCTCCAGAATGACAAGCTGAATCAATGTATATGTAAGTACACAACGAGTATGTTATGTTT carries:
- the LOC123676288 gene encoding uncharacterized protein LOC123676288, with the protein product MASNDGLSSQSGDENYQKEVLKVKCCGREQSVFVCVNCLRVIHKGCAKKMSGLEIISEGNVKCCENIYNGNSETSQQLVNLENDYLKKLITEIQDKNNVLTLSNKLLLEKIKLLEEGKYIEKIHNNEKEKKSTSQRSMNYAKATTSTVQEKPKVENTVKQGIRKPFNEQMTGENYKDVHMITPNMTQDNGSIKTSIENVNTRSVKNLPPDMEYKTVTYKKKRYHKRIGTAQNEDNNEFSGATRKVWIYLNRVKRTADQNIITTYLTKKKGFKQSDVKLL